A region of the Bryobacteraceae bacterium genome:
GCGGATCGCTTCCTGCCAGTGGTGGATCAGTTCATCCAGAGGCGCGATGGTGCCCGCGTCGCGGCTGGCGCGGCCCGCGCGGTCCAGCACATAGCGCTTGACGAACTGCGCGGTCATGTGGGCGCGGTCGCCCGTGTGTTGGAGTGACACGGAAATCAGTGTGTGCAGCTCCACCACCATGAGCGTCAGCGCCACCGCGGCCACCAGCCCGATGGTGGTCAGCATCACGCGCGCCCGCAGCGACATCGCCTACTCCCCCGCCTGCTCGGCGCCGTACTCGCGCAGCTTGTTGAACAGCGTTTTCTGGCTGATGCCCAGGATGGCCGCGGCGCGCGTGCGGTTGTTGTTCGTGTAGCGCAGCGTCGCCTCGATCAGCGCGCGTTCTGCCTCATCCACTGTCGTGCCGATCGGCAGCCGGATTTCGTTGCCTGCCGCGGCGGCCGCATCCAGCTTTGATGGAGAGAATGCCGATGAGTCGAAATGCTGCCGGCCGAGCGGGCCGGAGCCGGCGAGGATGACGGCGCGCTCCAGCGCGTTGCGCAACTGGCGGACGTTGCCGGGCCAGCTCTGCTGGCGAAGCCACTCGAGCGCATCCGGCGAGACACCCGTCACGCGGCACTGGTGGCGCTGGTTGAGTTCGGCAATCATGGCCTCGCACAGGAGCGGCAGGTCGGCCAGCCGCTCGCGCAGAGGCGGCATGCGGATTTCGAACACGTGGAGGCGGAAATACAGATCTTCGCGGAAGCGGCCGGCGCGCACTTCATCATCCAGACGGCGGTTGCTGGCGGCGATCACTCGTACGTCCACGTCGATCTCGCGGGCGCCGCCCAGCCGCCGAACGCGTCTCTCTTCAAGGACGCGCAGGAGCTTGGCCTGTGTCGCCAGCGGCATCTCGCCGATCTCGTCGAGCAGCAGCGTGCCTCCGTGGGCGAGTTCAAAGCAGCCGCGCCGCCGTTCCAGCGCGCCCGTGAACGCGCCCTTTTCGTGGCCAAACAGTTCGCTTTCGATGAGCGTTTCCGGCATGGCCGCACAGTTGATGGCGACGAACGGTCCGTCGCGGCGCGGACTCAACTGGTGCAGCGCCCGCGCCGCCAGCTCCTTGCCGGTGCCGCTTTCGCCCGTGATCAGCACGGTGGCCGACGTTGGAGCCACCTGGCGGATCAGCGAGAAGATTTCGCGCATCGGCGGCGATGCGCCCACCAGATCGCCCAGCACGCCCTGGGAGCTGAGCTGCCGCTCGAGCCGCTCGCTGTATTCGGCCAGGCGCCGCTGCGCCACGGCCCGCTCCAGCAACAGGCGCAGCGCGCCCGTCTGCAAGGGCTTTTCGAGGAACCAGAAGGCCCCGAGGTCATGCACCATGCGGATGGCCGTCTCGATGTTGCCGAAAGCGGTGAGCACGATGGCGGGCGGGGCGTTGCCCAGCTCCCGCAGACGGCGGAGCAGTTCGGCGCCGTCCATGCCTGGCATCATGAGATCCGTAACAATGGCCGCGGCATCGAATTCACGCAGTTTCTCGAGCGCCTCCCTGCCGTCGGCCGCGGTTTCGGTGCGGTAACCCCAGGCCTCCAGCATGCTGGCCAGCGCAGAGCGCTGGTTCAACTCGTCATCGACGACAAGGACTCCCGGACGGTTCGCCTCCGGCATGCGCTTCCTCTCAGACTATACCGGTTCCCGGCACGCTACGATAAGCGGGGAGGACGTGCCGAGCGTGCCGTGTGGGACTTGCGGGCCGTGTTCGTTGATGCCTGTTTCGCGCCGGGCGGTGCTCGCCATGACGTCTCTGCCCCTGATGCCCGCCGCAGGACGCGGCGAGCATGGCCCTGCGCTGCGCATTGAACGCATCCAGCTGACTTCGGCCACTCCGTGGGCCGAGCTGGCCCGTGCCTGCCGCGAGCGCGGGCTACGCGATCTGCGGCGCATTGTGGCCCGGCCCGAGCCGGCATGGTGGCCTCACACGCGCGAACTGCCGCCGCGCTGGCAGGCGTGGCTGGAGTTTTCCGGGGGCCGGGCGCTCGTGGCGGAGTGCCGGCCTGGCCGCGGCATCGTGCACGAAAGGCCCGAACGATTCGGGGCCGTGACGCGCGCCGTTGCCGCAGCGCTGCTCGCATAGAGAGAGGGTCTCAGCGCGGCCCGCTGACACCGGAAGAGTAGACGGTTTCGCGTGCCGCGTTCAGTCCATGCTGTCGGGATTGTAGGGCCTGTAACCGCTGGCGCACATCAACTCGCGCGCGCGTGCGTCCACATCCGGCGTGACGTAGAAAAATGCCCCGTGCAGCGCGCGGCGGAACAGGAATCCACCCATGTAGAGGTCCGCTTCCACCAGGTAATCGATGCCCGCCTGTGTGAGCAGTTCCTCCACCGCCTTCGCCTCGCGCAGGCGTTTTGCGATGTAGAGCAGGATCAGTTCCTGGCCTTTGAAGAATGACTCGTCGCGACGCATCCGGCCTGTCCTCAGGCTAACAGGCGCAGTGGCGATTCCGCCCGCTATTTGAACACGAGCGTGGACTCGGCCTGAAAGCGGCGGTAGTTGCGGAAGACGATCTCGTTGCGGGAGCAGTTCACCGTGCCGCGTTCGCAGCCGCGCGTCTCGGCCCGCGCGGGCATCAGTAGGTTGGCGCCAGCAATCGTCACGGGAGCGAACTGGACCGTGCATTCGGCCTTGTCCTGCGGGAACGAGGCAGGGATGGACACAGCCCGCTGCTCGATCCGCAGCAGGCGGCCTGTCTGCTCGTCGATCCAGAGGCGACCTTTCTGCGCCGGCTTGAGCCTTTCGCCGGAAGGGGCGACGAGAGTCCAATGAGAATTTTCCGGGCGGATCGAGAACTCGAAGACCACGGCAGGCCGCCCGCCCGCGGTTTCACGCCCCAGGCGCACGAACGAAGCGCGCGTGGCCGGACTGAGGATATCAGCCGCCGTGGTGAAAAACTCGCCCGTGGACCATGCGCCGGTGGTCTCCGGGTTGCCCTGCATCGGACGCCCGTTGAGACGCACGTTGCGGTATTCTTCCTTGCCGCCGGACCACGCAAGCTCTGCCTCAATCACATCGAGCCGGTTCCAGGAGGCTTCATTGTTGAAGCTGACGTAACGCGTGGTGACCTGTTCGACCAGAAAATCCGGCATCGCCGCCTCCATTTCCGCCATCGCCGCGCGGGCACGGGCGATCATGGGGTCCGCCTCGGGTTCTTCTTCCGGAGCGGGGGGCTCCGCTCGGGCGGACGGGGCGGCCGCGGGCGCAGGCGGAGCGGCGGCGGGAGCAGGGGCCACCGCGGGCGCGGCTTCGGGCGCCGCCGTCTCCAGCGGGCGCGCCGCCGCCTCGCGCTCGGCGGGCGTGCCCTCGCGCAGGAACACGACGACGCGCGCCGTTTCCGGATCATCGGCGTCGCACTGAACCTCGAGCTGGTCACCCGGCTTGAGGAGCGAATCGCGCACCGGCTCGCCCTTTTTATTGCGGAACTGCGTGCGCGCCAGCAGGCGGAAGCGGAGAATTCCCTGGTCGTGGGTGTCGAGAACCAGTTCTTTTTCCGCCAGCCGCCGGAGCATTCCTTCGAATTTTTCGACGGCGCCTCTCCTGGCCTCGTCTTTTGATTTCTTTTTGGGCCAGGGGATGCGCGGCGCGGGAATTCCGCCCGGAACCCTGGAGCCCGGATACGGATAAGGGTCTGGCGGGTACTGCCCCGGAGGATATTGTCCCGGAGGGTACTGCCCCGGAGGGTACTGGCCCGGAGGATATTGCCCTCGTGGATACTGGCCGGGCAGAGACGGAGACACAAGGGCGGCGACCACAAAAAGTGCCAGCCCCCTGCGAATCCCCGTCCTGTCCCGGTGCCGTCTCATGCCTGCCTTGATGATAGGCGCGCACGGCGGCGCGGTCAACCGGAAGCGGGTACTCTGGCGTCATGGACGTTGGCTGGATCCGCGCCTTGTGTCTCGCCATGCCGGGAGCCACGGAGGAAATCCTCTGGGGCAGCGAACTCGTGTTCAAAGTCGGCGGCAAAATGTTTTGCGTGGTCTCGCTGGAGCCCGGGCCTGTCTGGCTTTCTTTCAAGACGGAGGAAGAGACGTTTGCCGAACTCGTCGAGCGCCCGGGCATCGTCCCGGCGCCTTACCTGGCGCGTGCACACTGGGTGGCGCTGGAAACAGCAGACGCCATGCCGCCCCAGGAGCTGAAAGACCGGCTTCGACGTTCCTGGGAGCTGGTGACTGCGCGGCTGCCGGGAAAAGTGCGCGCCGGCCTTATTTCGAAGCGGAAGACAGCCAGAGGCTGATCTCGGCGAGGATCGCCGCCTCGACCACGGCCCACACCGCCGGGTCATTGTCCATTTTCCAGTGCGCCAGTCCGATGCGCCGCGCGATGGCCGGATAGCCGCTCATGTCGACCTGCCGGTGTCGATAGGTGAACGGAATGTTGCCGAGGATGAGGGTGCGCGATGGATCGGCGGCGCGAATGACCGGCTCGCCGCGGATCGGGCCGGGGTCGCGTTGATAGAGGTTCAACGCGCGGGCCACATTGGCGGGAATGATATGGTCGCGGCGGCCGACGCTGTCCACCTGCACGGTGAGCCGCACCGGAACGCCGTAGCGGGCCAGATCGCGGGCCAGGTACACGGCGGCCGCGCCTCCGAAGCTCTGGCCGTAAAAGACGAGCGCCACGGAGGAGGCTTCGTCCGCGCTGATTCTGCCATCGCCGTTGTAGTCCAGGCTCTCGATGAGCAGGCGTTTCACCAGACGGCGGTCGTGGTTGCCCGCCGTTTCCACAAACAGACCGGGCACATTGCGTTCCCTGAGGCGGAGCGCCAGGCGGCGGACGCTGCGGCGGTCGTCGTCCCAACGCTCCCAGGCCCCGAGGAATCCCACCACGAGCATCGACCCGCGGGGCAGGGGAATGGGGGCAGACCAGTCACTTTGCTGAAAACGCCCGTGCGGCGCGGCCGCAAGCAGGGCCGCCGGCAGCACCAGTGCGGCGGGCAGGCGCAGCATCATTTTTTTCTGAGCTTCTTCAGCGGATCCGCGGGCTCGTAGTTCAGCTCCTCGCTGAGCAGCTCCACGAGTGTGGACAGGATTTTGACGCGCGCGAAATACTTGTCGTTTCCTTCGATCAGCCGCCAGGGGGCGGTGATCGTGCCCGTCTTCAGCAGCATGTCCTCCACCGCCTGCTCGTAGGCGGGCCACTTGGCGCGGTTGCGCCAGTCCTCGGCGGTCAGCTTCCAGGCCTTATAGCCCGTCTTCTGGCGTTCGCGGAAGCGCCGGAGCTGTTCGTCCCGGGAAATATGGATCCAGAATTTTGCCAGAATTGTGCCGAAATCCTTCAGTTGGCGCTCAAAGGAATTGATCTCCTTATAGGCCCGGCGCCAGGCGTCTTCCGTGCAGAACCCCTCCACGCGTTCCACCAGCACGCGGCCGTACCAGGTGCGGTCGAAAATGGCGATCTGGCCGCGCGGAGGCAGGCGCCGCCAGAAGCGGTACAGATAATGGCGTGTCCTGTCCTCGCCCTCGGGCGCGCTGATCGGGTAGACGACATAGCCGCGCGGATCGAGCTTTTCGGTAATGCGGCGGATGGCTCCGCCCTTGCCGGCGGCGTCCCAGCCCTCGAAGGCGATGATCACGGGCCGCTTCTGGACATAGACCTGCCAGCCGAGTTCGCGGAGCTGGATCTGCCGGCGCGCCAGTTGCACCATGTATTCGTCGCGCGGCAGCGAGAGCGTGAGATCGAGCGATTCGAGCATCAGGCGCCTCCGTTCTCCTCGCCGCTGACCCGGGCGGCGACCCGGCGCAGCTCGGCATCCCGCGGATTGACCGGGGCCACCGGCGGAGCGGCCGGGCCCAGGGCGCGCTCCAGCGCCGCGATGATCGTCTGGAAGACCTTCCGCCGCGCCCACCGCCGGCAGGTGGCCTCGACGATCGTCCATGGCGCGTATTCGCTTTCGGTGCGTTCAAACATTTCCTCGGCGGCCCGGAGATATTGGTCGTACTTCTCGTGACGTTTCCAGTCGTCTTTGGTGATGCGCCAGCTTTCCAGCGGATCTTTTTCGATTTTTTCGAAACGCTTTTTCTGTTCTTTTTTACTGATATGGAACCAGAATGTCAGGATTACCGTCCCGTCGTCGGCGAGCATGCGCTCGAATTCGGCGATGTCCAGATAGGCCTTTCGCCATTCCTTTTTCGGCACGAGCTTCTCCACGCGGTCATCGAGCACGCGCCGGTACCAGGAATGGTCGAAGATGGCCATTTCGCCACGGTTTGGCGCCTTCAGCCAGAATCGCCACAGCCACGGATACTCCTGTTCGTGGGTGCGCGGAGGCGTGATCGTATGGAGCTTGAAGCCGCGCGCGTCGAGACGGGCGGTGAGGGTGGCAATGGCGCCGCCTTTGCCGGCCGCTTCCCATCCTTCAAAAACGATGATCGAAGGAATGCCATGATCCCAGCAGGCCTTCTCCAGATCGAAGAGGCGCCTTTGCAGCGCCGGCAGCTCGCGCTGCCAGGCCTGGCGGCCCAGGCTGAGGTTCAGGTTTACGTTTTCGAGCATTTCATCTGAAGAAGCCATTGCTGCGCATTGAGGGGCCTGTCGCCCGCCTTGCGCGGAACCCGTTCGTACGTTCCGTCCCTTTTCATGCGCCGCGCCTTCACATTGTCCCTGAGATAGACGGCCAGCACCCTGTCGCGGAGATACCGGATCAGCGAGTTCTTCTCCACCGGGAAGAGGGTCTCGACGCGGCGGTTCAGGTTGCGGGGCATGAGGTCGGCCGAGCCGAGCAGCACCTCCTCGTCGCCGTTGTTGCGGAACCAGTAAATGCGGCTGTGTTCGAGGAAGCGGCCGACGATGCTGGTGACGCGGATGTTGTCACTGATGCCCGGGATACCGGGCCGGAGGCAGCAGATGCCGCGGCAAAGCAGCTCTACCCTGACGCCCGCCATCGATGCCTCGTAGAGCAGCCGGATGATGCGCGGATCGACCAGGGCGTTCATCTTGAAGATGAGATGGGCGGGCTTGCCGGACCGGGCGATGGCGATTTCGCGCCGGATCAGCGCCTCGAATTTCTCGCGGAGGTTGACCGGCGCGACCAGCAGTTTCCCGTAGTCATTCTTTGCCGAATAACCGGTGAGGTAGTTAAACAGATCGGTGCAGGCTGCGCCAATTGCCTCATCGCAGGTGAACAGGCCGATGTCCGTGTACAGGCAGGCCGTCACCGCGTTGTAATTTCCGGTGGAAAGATGCACGTAACGGCGGATCTTCTGCCCCTCGCGCCGCACGACCATGGCCACCTTGCAATGCACTTTCACGCCCACGAGCCCGTAGACGACGTGCACGCCTTCGCGTTCCAGCGCCCGCGCCCACTCAATATTGGACTCCTCGTCGAAGCGCGCCTTCAGCTCCACGAGCGCCGCCACCTGCTTGCCGCGCGCGTTGGCTTCGAGCAGGGCCTCCACCACCGGCGCGTTTGGCCCGACCCGGTACAGCGTCATCTTGATGGCGAGCACATTGGGATCCCGCGCGGCCGTGCGGAGAAAATCGATCACCGGCTGAAAGCTGTCAAAGGGATGATGCAGGAGGATGTCGCCGCGGCGGATGGCCGCGAAGATGTCTTCTTCCTCGGAGAGGCCCTGCAACGGCGCCGGCGTGAAGGGCGCGTCCTTCAGGTCCGGCCGGTCAAGCGCGGCGATGTGCTTCAGCCGGACCAGCGAGAGCGGGCCCTCCACGCGGTAGACGGCGTTGTCGTCGATCTCGAGATTCGTCTTGAGGATTTCGAGAATCGACTCGGGCATTTTCTTCGGCACTTTCAGCCGGACCACCGCGCCAAAGCGCCGTTGGCGGACGCTTTCGGCCACGCTCTCCAGCAGATCCTCGGCTTCCAGCTCCTGGATTTCGATGTCGGCGTCCCGGGTGACGTGAAAAGGATGAGCCTCGACGATCTCCATGCCGGGAAACAGCTCCCGCAGGTTTGCCATGATGACCTGCTCCACCCAGACGAACGTCAGCGGGCGGCCGCTGCGCCGGGAAGGCGGCTTGTGCAACGGCACGATCTGCGGGATTGTGTCCGGCACTTTCACGCGCGCAAAGCGTTCCTCGCCGCCGGGATGGCGGATCAGCACGGCGAGGTTCAGGCTGAGATTGGAGATGTGCGGGAACGGCCGGCCCGGGTCGAACGCCAGCGGAGTGAGCACGGGGTAAATGACGTCATGGAAAAAACGGGTGGCGGTTTCCCTCTGCGCGTCGGAAAGATCATTCCAGTCGAGGAGCAGGATGCCGTGCTTTTTCAGCTCCGCAAAAAGCTCCTTTCGGCACTTATGGGCCTCGTCGAAAAGTTTCTCGTAAACTTCGCGGATCGCCTCGAGCTGTTCGGCGGGCGACATCGCGTCAGGGCCGGTCTCGACGGCGCCGGATTCCATCTGGCCGTAGAGACCGGCAACGCGGACCATGAAGAACTCATCGAGGTTGGACCCGAGAATCGAGAGAAACTTCACGCGCTCGAGCAGCGGATTGGAAGGGTCCTGCGCCTCTTCGAGCACGCGGCGCTGGAATTCGAGCAGGCTGAGCTCGCGGTTGATGTACAGCGAGGGATCGTTCAGATTTGGCCCTGAGGCGGGCTTCTCTTTTCCCTCTTTTTTGCCCCGTTTCGCCTTCCCGCTGGACATGGAACTTCTTCATACTCTAGCCGACGTGCGGTTCCGGGTGCAGCGGGCGGCCTGCGGTAGGATCAGTTTGTGAACCATGCGACCGTGCCCGAGCCCCGCGAGCTCACCCTGAAGGCCGTGGGCCTTGGCCTCTTCCTCGCCTTTGTCTTCGGCGCCGCCAACGCCTATCTGGGCATGAAGGCGGGCCAGACCGTGGCGGCGACGATCCCCGCGGCAGTCGTCGCCATGGCGCTGGCGCGGCTGCCACAGTGGCGGGGCGGCGTGCTGGAGCAGAACATCGCCCGCACGGCGGCCAGCGTTGGCGAAGCGCTGGTGGCCGGCGCCATTTTCACGCTGCCGGCATTTCTGATGGTGGAGATCGACGGGCAGCGGCTGTGGCGGGACCTGCGGTCGCACTACTGGGAGGGGGCGTTCATCCTGCTGGCGGGCGGGCTCGCCGGCATCCTCTTCATCGTGCTGCTGCGCCGCGCCCTGTGTGTCGATGCCGGACTGCCCTGGCCGGAAAGCGTGGCCAGTTACGAAATCGTGCGAGCCGGGCAGGAGTCCGGCGAGGCGCCGCGGCTGGTGTTCGGCGGCATGGGAATCGGGGCGCTCGTCCAGATTCTGAAAAGCGAAAAAGGGCTGCCCGTTTTCCGCGAATTCACGGAGGGGTTTCTCGCATTTCCGGCGAGTATTGTGCGGCATTTCGACTTTGCCAGACGCCCGCTTGGCGAAGTGGCGCACCGCGGAGGCGTGGCCTGGGCGACGCCGGCTCTTTCGCCTGCGCTGCTCGGAATCGGCTACATTATCGGGCCGCAATACGCCTCCATCAACGTCTCCGGCGGGATTCTCGCCTGGTGGGTGCTCATTCCGCTACTCGTGTTCTTTGATCCCGACTTTGCCGCGCGTTCCGGCGCGCGCACGCCCGAGGTCGCCGCCTATACCATCTGGATGAACATCGTGCGGCCGGTGGCCGTGGGGATGATGCTGGCTGGAGCCGCCAACACGATGTGGGCCATGCGCCGGTCGCTCGTGCAATCGTTGGCAGGCGCCTGGAAGGCGAGCCGCAGCGGGGCCGCCAGTATGGAACGAACCGAACGGGACCTTCCCGCGGGCGTTGTGCTGGCGGGGATTGCCGTGCTGGCGCTGCCTGTTGCGGCCATTTATTACAACTTCACCGGCTCCTGGGCGGCGGCCGCGGCCGCCACGGCGCTGATGGGCGCTGCCGGGTTTCTTCTTTCGGCCGCCGGCGGGTATCTCGTCGGGCTCGTGGGCAGCTCCAATCAGCCATTGAGCGGACTGACGCTCTCCGCGCTGATCCTGGCGGCGCTGCTGATGAATGCCATCGGGGTACGCGGCGCGGCGGGGGCCGCCGCCGTGCTGGGCGTGGCGGCAGTGGTGGCGGTGGCGGTGTCCGTTTCCGGCTCCATGATTCAGGATCTCAAGGCCGGACATCTGCTGGGTGGCACGCCCTGGAAGATGCAGCTCGTCGAGATGCTGGCCGTGGCGCTGCTGGCGATGTTCCTTCTGATCCCCATCGTCGTGCTGCATGAGGCCAACCTCGCCACCGGCGGCATCGGCGGCCGCGCACTGCCGGCGCCGCAGGCCGGGCTGATGGCGCAGCTTGCCCGGGGCATCGTGGGAGGTGGCATGGCGTGGGGGCTGCTGGCGGCCGGCCTGGCCTTTGGCGTGGCCCTGATCCTCTGCGGGGCCCGCTCGGTGATGCTGGTGGCCGTTGGGATGTATCTTCCGTTTGAAACAAGTTCGGCGATTTTTGTCGGGGGCGCAATCCGCTGGCTGGCGGACGCCCTGCTTGAACGGGCTTCGGCCGACGCGCGCCGCCGCGCCGGCGAGGCAGGGACGCTGCTGGCCAGCGGGCTGATCGCCGGCGAGGCGGTCACGGGCATCGTTCTGGCGGCGCTGTTTCTGGCGGGAGTCCCCTCGCTGGCTCAGTGGCTCACCGGGGCCGACGCCTTTTCGTGGTACCCGCAATGGGGCGGCCGGCTGGCCTGGCTCGGCTTCGCCGGCCTGGGCGGCGCGCTTGTCTGGGTCCCGCTGCGGCGGGCGCGTCAGTAAGGCTTCGCATCCGCGGGAACGGGCCGCAGATGGAGGTCGTGGAAGTCGAAGCTGAAGTCGGTGAGCGGCGAGATGGCGCTCATCCGCACTCCGTCGACCGAGCCGTCCGGCTTCAGCGAGAAGGTGACCCAGGCGTCGGCCAGCAGCCAGCGGCGGTCCCAGCGGGCCACAAACGTATCGTAGTGGAAATGTTCCAGCGTCCCCTCCAGCCACGGCGTGTGGCTGAAGCGGATCCGAAGCCGGCCGTCACGCTCCTCCACGAGCACGTCGCCGTACCAGGCATCGCGGTAACGCCCCGCGTAGGAGGATGGCGGCAGCGAGGGCCGTGATGCCGGGTTGCGCCGGGCCATCGCCTCCGAGACCTTTGCGGCGGCCTCTTTTTCGCGCTTCTTCTGGTTCTCTTCGAGCACGGCGATCCAGTCCACGGCCTCCGCGCCGAAATAGTGATCAAGCACCGTGTACACGATCGCATTGAGCGCCGCCCCGGACTCCTGGTTGGTGAGCACGACGACGCCGAGATTCAGCACCGGCACAAGCACGGTCCGCGTGACCATGCCGGCCAGGCCGCCGCTGTGATGCACGATGCGCTGCCCGCGATAATCGCTCAGGTTCCATCCGAGCGCATAGGCCGACCACTGCGGCGCGACCTGTGCCAGCGCGCCCTCGCCGGGCCGCACGGGGATCCACGTCACCGGCGTCCACATCTCGCGGTGGCGCGCTTCGGAAAACAGCCGCTTGCCGGCCCATTCGCCGCGGTTGAGCTGGAGCCGCACCCAGCGGCTCAGGTCCTCGATGCAGGAGTTGATGCCCGCGGCGGCGCCCCAGTTGTCGCTGTCGGCCAGCGGCAGCGCCACCAAGGCTCCTTCAGCTCGGGCATGCGGGTAGGCGATCTCGGCCTGCGCGCCGTGGGCGCGGACGCTCGTGTTGGTGGACCGCATGCCCAGCGGCTCGAAGATGCGTGTCCGGAGAAAGTCGTCCCAGCTCATGCCGGAGACGTGCGAAATCAGCTCGCCGGCGACGATGTAGAGGATGTTGTCATAGTCGTACCGCTCGCGGAAGCTGTGAGCGAGCGGCACGAACCGCAGCCGGCGCACGATCTCAGCCCGGCCCAGATCGGACGGCGGAAAGTACATGAGATCGCCCGCGCCAAGGCCGAGTCCGCTGCGGTGTGTGAAAAGGTCGCGGACGCGCATCTCACGGGTCACGTAAGGGTCCGACATCTGGAATTCCGGCAGATGGTCGATGACGCGGTCGTCCCACCTGACCTTGCCCTCGTCGA
Encoded here:
- a CDS encoding serine hydrolase; translation: MTRPLRLWSAALLPLFALAQPNLDETVERALRTFEVPGAAVLVVKDGQIVTAKGYGVRRLGEPAPVTPRTLFGIASNTKAFTAAAMAMLVDEGKVRWDDRVIDHLPEFQMSDPYVTREMRVRDLFTHRSGLGLGAGDLMYFPPSDLGRAEIVRRLRFVPLAHSFRERYDYDNILYIVAGELISHVSGMSWDDFLRTRIFEPLGMRSTNTSVRAHGAQAEIAYPHARAEGALVALPLADSDNWGAAAGINSCIEDLSRWVRLQLNRGEWAGKRLFSEARHREMWTPVTWIPVRPGEGALAQVAPQWSAYALGWNLSDYRGQRIVHHSGGLAGMVTRTVLVPVLNLGVVVLTNQESGAALNAIVYTVLDHYFGAEAVDWIAVLEENQKKREKEAAAKVSEAMARRNPASRPSLPPSSYAGRYRDAWYGDVLVEERDGRLRIRFSHTPWLEGTLEHFHYDTFVARWDRRWLLADAWVTFSLKPDGSVDGVRMSAISPLTDFSFDFHDLHLRPVPADAKPY
- the oliA gene encoding oligopeptide transporter, OPT family protein, with product MNHATVPEPRELTLKAVGLGLFLAFVFGAANAYLGMKAGQTVAATIPAAVVAMALARLPQWRGGVLEQNIARTAASVGEALVAGAIFTLPAFLMVEIDGQRLWRDLRSHYWEGAFILLAGGLAGILFIVLLRRALCVDAGLPWPESVASYEIVRAGQESGEAPRLVFGGMGIGALVQILKSEKGLPVFREFTEGFLAFPASIVRHFDFARRPLGEVAHRGGVAWATPALSPALLGIGYIIGPQYASINVSGGILAWWVLIPLLVFFDPDFAARSGARTPEVAAYTIWMNIVRPVAVGMMLAGAANTMWAMRRSLVQSLAGAWKASRSGAASMERTERDLPAGVVLAGIAVLALPVAAIYYNFTGSWAAAAAATALMGAAGFLLSAAGGYLVGLVGSSNQPLSGLTLSALILAALLMNAIGVRGAAGAAAVLGVAAVVAVAVSVSGSMIQDLKAGHLLGGTPWKMQLVEMLAVALLAMFLLIPIVVLHEANLATGGIGGRALPAPQAGLMAQLARGIVGGGMAWGLLAAGLAFGVALILCGARSVMLVAVGMYLPFETSSAIFVGGAIRWLADALLERASADARRRAGEAGTLLASGLIAGEAVTGIVLAALFLAGVPSLAQWLTGADAFSWYPQWGGRLAWLGFAGLGGALVWVPLRRARQ
- a CDS encoding acetoacetate metabolism regulatory protein AtoC, whose protein sequence is MPEANRPGVLVVDDELNQRSALASMLEAWGYRTETAADGREALEKLREFDAAAIVTDLMMPGMDGAELLRRLRELGNAPPAIVLTAFGNIETAIRMVHDLGAFWFLEKPLQTGALRLLLERAVAQRRLAEYSERLERQLSSQGVLGDLVGASPPMREIFSLIRQVAPTSATVLITGESGTGKELAARALHQLSPRRDGPFVAINCAAMPETLIESELFGHEKGAFTGALERRRGCFELAHGGTLLLDEIGEMPLATQAKLLRVLEERRVRRLGGAREIDVDVRVIAASNRRLDDEVRAGRFREDLYFRLHVFEIRMPPLRERLADLPLLCEAMIAELNQRHQCRVTGVSPDALEWLRQQSWPGNVRQLRNALERAVILAGSGPLGRQHFDSSAFSPSKLDAAAAAGNEIRLPIGTTVDEAERALIEATLRYTNNNRTRAAAILGISQKTLFNKLREYGAEQAGE
- the ppk gene encoding polyphosphate kinase, with product MSSGKAKRGKKEGKEKPASGPNLNDPSLYINRELSLLEFQRRVLEEAQDPSNPLLERVKFLSILGSNLDEFFMVRVAGLYGQMESGAVETGPDAMSPAEQLEAIREVYEKLFDEAHKCRKELFAELKKHGILLLDWNDLSDAQRETATRFFHDVIYPVLTPLAFDPGRPFPHISNLSLNLAVLIRHPGGEERFARVKVPDTIPQIVPLHKPPSRRSGRPLTFVWVEQVIMANLRELFPGMEIVEAHPFHVTRDADIEIQELEAEDLLESVAESVRQRRFGAVVRLKVPKKMPESILEILKTNLEIDDNAVYRVEGPLSLVRLKHIAALDRPDLKDAPFTPAPLQGLSEEEDIFAAIRRGDILLHHPFDSFQPVIDFLRTAARDPNVLAIKMTLYRVGPNAPVVEALLEANARGKQVAALVELKARFDEESNIEWARALEREGVHVVYGLVGVKVHCKVAMVVRREGQKIRRYVHLSTGNYNAVTACLYTDIGLFTCDEAIGAACTDLFNYLTGYSAKNDYGKLLVAPVNLREKFEALIRREIAIARSGKPAHLIFKMNALVDPRIIRLLYEASMAGVRVELLCRGICCLRPGIPGISDNIRVTSIVGRFLEHSRIYWFRNNGDEEVLLGSADLMPRNLNRRVETLFPVEKNSLIRYLRDRVLAVYLRDNVKARRMKRDGTYERVPRKAGDRPLNAQQWLLQMKCSKT